A region of Takifugu flavidus isolate HTHZ2018 chromosome 2, ASM371156v2, whole genome shotgun sequence DNA encodes the following proteins:
- the cenpf gene encoding centromere protein F isoform X1 yields the protein MSWAVEEWKDGLPVKALQKIQEMEVHLDKLKKERTQKQFKLDSLEAALQKQKQKADIERTESSALKRENQSLVESCDSLEKSRQKLAHDLGIKEQQVSYLEGQLNSCRKTTECLEQELKKYKNELERSQSAGSSLSSSSELQPYTTPQKSIPTPLPVTANRHQDNRLEGLEEEYNLEVKERKKLETELKVLQVKLENQSSATVSHKDFVARQAGSSIFPWQQDQAHSWQIQDAVETPVKRRGTSLWDVHEETPIKPSQRMSSLQSPARSCQQMEQLKTLNQELCGRVSELERILSTQQKDICNQASKLQELQTLLVQARKELTERDRDLTKTSHDLSQAESKCSMVEQKLKQMAEEMSCQRHNAESCRRVLEQKLKDQERASQEELAQLQGSHQTLEQQLDQTRTKLTQEIQQSKKDLNFLQADMEKMCFQKNQMMKELKEQKQKLLRSEQNLQACQNKEHDVQKKIEELQKEKNSLTVQLDQSSRCLTQLEEEKKKTEQLLKCTHGLLDDLKAKSEGQTEELNRIRSKLEHQTQMSASELLNMNKALCDAETKTERAQNELDKHKQKAEKLANRLTLLGNENQEQKSNITAGQRECDHLKKEIQALLDWKKEKETLINYTETIQKELNEKIVTLEKSLISANEVTDQLKLQNVSIEEDKASLSAHLHALKGELLSKCTKLEERDHQFMTLQAEFSETGQKHAKDFENIAVQVKQLEAQVKELEVQLQEEVTRAGQAKRINLELRGEHQAACDLVQSKNRLLELGQAEIIQLRESLSQAIAQQEEQGARLADEREALLTQCEETVSLKVEGIEQLKWQLEAAQQELLLFKDQVTSMDLCKEVKGQLEAELQKQITKLLDQEEEHRKIYEIQSEEIRQLKDVLKELHCCLEDEQKLLRDSEAQISSLKKQNTKLENAAQETETLREAQVGEINSLLEQISFLQQELTVTQDAVKGLQLLNDELDMVNHSHAELKKRMEDLGRSHSSTLEIKSNLENNLTEKTSLIITLKVEVQKLKEQMCQDAESHTQQINNCLNKQRWLQEQLDEAKKIETATKAESKSQREEIKTMKTTLSAASQCLEERDDLIESLKEKLCKAEEEQAKTSDLLREKVVSMNKVKVQMEMLQMDLEDNEMAMNTFNSQVEELKATRDTLNSQLGQKQLQISDMEAKLEEYKAQVSVLETRLEEVQSQNSLLEMQYITAKEELTERSCEVTCLEEGAVKISQLNETVAALQLKLGHITEENNKLEKLRQIMEGKDSDINQLRQDKHILETKVKQLIDEKERVDANIIQVNAQKNHLEASLNTLTEENQELQSCMKWITEEKDKIDEVVLEKLEAKSSLRQVTEEKTQLAATLSLLDQDKIQLETEVKELAIEESNTVAKLNQVVDEKLQLSCQCDQLTKENIHLQSSLHKLAEDKLLMQGSIQKFEKEMISLEDKNECIQSALLSSQQMVEILKEQLETQDKGAEERRERSKQFEVQQVALHQQLLVLQMELAAMRQLYDSLLEQVSQQNGFIQQLSDLQKTLKSEDNVSGRESKKTETVAGQMNADMTEDTSVESLPEMEQLSCEVAELKEHSHQSEEDFCETQLVHKEHTGDKMMQECLDVAKNVCVPDPLETVEEQHLQQTEALNTSLSGLPSSSLPESSQSEISEKASPQVRDYLNNYKNIIISQENQLQQLYAEFDLLKSDLMLRMELTSELQAEVQNWEKKFQRAEEEKLVALHKLNITLENHKVVTDQLTRLSEEKETLALQLQTSKCQLTDVIEMLDGLQMTKGGWDDKFLQQESELKRVHSEKSNLEQHILGMESDLENLQEERTKLKTEVETQRKVCSGMEQEIDTLRTELTQLRAELVSCSEERDDLNQSLGQWRNKVDTLERTNCDTRNLISILEDDIRTGRREHKVLKTSIEELASEKQQLLEQIKTLELAISEQNGERQELIGQLDKITEDHLSAHQNTETMVGKIQALEGEVYHLSQSLEASLVEKGEIASRLNSTQDEVQQMRTDIEKLYIRIESDERKKKKMREILKAAQRKSDSLQDHIDALVREHADTESSLEEAVLQAETSKEELEEERRKVEEEKMVLSNKLSEFSIALQHLRSEKKHVELELELKNREIEDLKAAKEDMERGLERAEAGKRQKEERQKHRVEQLEKEVKEDAERITRQLDDLRDQLQACHQRELYLEGKSIETEADKERLKSLLAELEMDKNHLQTLLEELQTGRDSLCSQTAERKREIHNLKTDINTLKEERNDLKIKIKAKEEERENLQCSLVSLQGEKERIEQESQVLVFDKEKLQSYLCLIEKEKQEMQQILSSLKEEKDSIEEERNDLAAEREELLSLLFVVEKEKNDLSSITSSLEQENQNVEEKKEKLTGDQGRLQSTVASVQEQLEMCKPSVSKRHEQVSDRTNVTRLSKERDSALSKMSRCMKTCKQLEQEKEVMLNSIDEVKNKAAQMEISQLQHAEKRNMDMEDLKMVLQQKKNEVEEQTKEVDELKAALFGREEELMERNGELQELKNELTKLKNILEVKSMEADESMDKYCNLMVQVHKLEETNAALTTRLEQLSASQNANNGKVVSDCVQHQRFTRKLAIKPREENLAVGNENTAPSTPLRIPQGSKRGHSDLSEKARHLPDLDLTKKIKTNLVNAAQEQTDQEDEDFRPEGLPELVQKGFADIPVGEASPFIIRRTTVKHYSSQLAGRHSVPTPVCKVLGPVSIHNPSKDSHMCLSPKQHPQSLGRTPEQKEKQTHQGDNCHVQ from the exons ATGAGCTGGGCAGTGGAAGAGTGGAAGGATGGACTTCCAGTTAAAGCTCTGCAAAAGATCCAAGAGATGGAAGTACATCTTGACAAGTTGAAGAAGGAGAGAACACAGAAACAATTTAAGCTGGACTCCCTGGAAGCTGCCCTGcaaaagcagaaacaaaag GCGGACATTGAACGCACTGAGTCCTCTGCTTTAAAAAGAGAGAACCAGTCTTTAGTAGAGTCATGTGACTCACTGGAGAAATCCCGTCAAAAGCTTGCTCATGATCTTGGAATTAAAGAGCAACAG GTGAGTTACCTAGAGGGTCAGCTTAACTCCTGCAGGAAAACCACTGAATGCCTGGAACAAGAATTAAAAAA GTACAAAAATGAGCTAGAACGTTCTCAGTCTGCTGGCTCTTCCTTGTCAtcctcctctgagctccagCCCTATACTACCCCTCAAAAATCTATTCCTACACCACTTCCAGTCACAGCCAACAGACACCAGG ATAACAGACTGGAAGGGCTTGAGGAGGAATATAACCTGGaagtcaaagaaagaaagaagctaGAGACAGAACTAAAAGTCCTACAAGTCAAA CTGGAGAATCAGTCTTCAGCTACTGTCAGCCACAAGGACTTTGTGGCTCGCCAAGCTGGCTCCTCTATTTTCCCATGGCAGCAGGATCAGGCCCACAGCTGGCAGATTCAGGATGCAGTGGAAACGCCTGTGAAGAGGCGAGGGACATCCCTGTGGGACGTTCATGAAGAAACTCCAATTAAACCCAGTCAACGCATGAGCTCTCTGCAGAGTCCTGCTCGATCTTGCCAGCAGATGGAGCAGCTAAAGACTCTCAATCAAG AGTTGTGTGGCCGTGTGTCAGAGCTGGAGAGGATTCTGTCTACACAACAGAAAGACATTTGTAATCAAGCCTCAAAGCTGCAGGAACTACAAACCCTATTGGTCCAGGCTCGCAAAGAGCTGACTGAGCGGGACAGAGACCTGACCAAGACTAGTCATGACCTGAGCCAGGCTGAATCTAAG TGTTCAATGGTTGAGCAAAAGCTCAAACAGATGGCCGAGGAGATGAGCTGTCAGAGGCACAACGCTGAGAGCTGCAGACGGGTCCTTGAGCAGAAGCTCAAGGACCAAGAACGAGCCAGTCAAGAG GAACTTGCGCAGCTGCAAGGTTCTCATCAGACTttagagcagcagctggaccagaCCAGGACCAAGTTAACACAAGAGATCCAACAATCCAAAAAGGATTTAAATTTTCTGCAAGCAGATATGGAGAAG ATGTGTTTTCAGAAGAATCAGATGATGAAGGAGttgaaagagcagaaacagaaacttcTGAGGTCAGAGCAGAACCTCCAGGCCTGCCAGAACAAAGAGCATGATGTCCAAAAGAAAATTGAG GAGCTGcaaaaagagaagaacagttTGACTGTTCAGCTGGACCAAAGCAGCAGATGTCTGACCCAGcttgaggaggagaagaaaaaaaccgaGCAGCTCCTCAAATGTACACATGGGTTATTAGATGACCTTAAAG caaaatcAGAAGGTCAGACAGAGGAACTGAACAGAATTAGGTCCAAATTAGAACATCAGACTCAAATGTCTGCGTCTGAGCTGCTGAACATGAATAAGGCACTTTGTGATGCAGAAACCAAAACTGAGAG GGCTCAGAATGAGCTTGACAAACATAAGCAGAAGGCGGAAAAGCTGGCAAACAGGTTGACATTGCTGGGGAATGAGAACCAGGAGCAGAAATCCAACATTACTGCAGGTCAGAGAGAGTGTGAccacctgaaaaaagaaatccaagcTCTGTTGgactggaagaaagaaaaggagacacTGATTAATTACACCGAGACAATCCAAAAAGAACTGAATGAAAAAATTGTCACCTTGGAAAAGAGTCTCATCTCTGCGAATGAAGTTACCGATCAGCTGAAG CTGCAGAATGTGAGCATAGAGGAAGATAAGGCCAGCTTGTCTGCTCATCTTCATGCTTTAAAAGGAGAACTCCTCAGCAAATGCACAAAGTTGGAGGAGAGGGACCATCAGTTCATGACGCTCCAAGCGGAGTTTTCAGAGACTGGACAGAAACACGCTAAAGACTTTGAAAATATTGCAGTGCAGGTGAAGCAGCTTGAGGCACAG GTCAAAGAACTGGAGGTACAACTACAAGAAGAGGTAACTCGAGCAGGCCAAGCCAAAAGGATCAACTTAGAGCTGCGGGGTGAACATCAGGCTGCCTGTGATCTGGTTCAATCTAAAAACCGGCTGCTTGAGTTGGGTCAGGCTGAGATTATCCAGCTGAGAGAGAGCCTCAGTCAGGCAATtgcacagcaggaggagcaagGAGCCAG GCTGGCAGATGAGAGGGAAGCCTTGCTGACACAATGTGAAGAGACTGTCTCACTGAAGGTCGAGGGGATTGAACAGCTCAAATGGCAGCTAGAGGCAGCCCAGCAGGAACTGTTGCTTTTCAAAGACCAG GTCACTTCCATGGACCTGTGCAAGGAGGTTAAGGGGCAGCtggaagcagagctgcagaaacagattACAAAGCTCTTAGACCAAGAAGAAGAACATAGGAAGATATATGAGATTCAGTCAGAAGAAATCAGACAGTTAAAGGATGTGCTGAAAGAACTGCATTGCTGCTTGGAAGATGAGCAGAAGCTGCTCAGAGACTCTGAAGCTCAGATTTCCTCACTCAAGAAACAAAACACTAAGCTGGAAAATGCAGCTCAAGAGACTGAG aCCCTCCGGGAGGCTCAAGTTGGGGAGATCAACAGCCTCCTGGAACAGATCAGTTTCTTACAACAGGAGCTAACTGTAACCCAAGATGCTGTAAAGGGTCTCCAACTCCTGAATGATGAACTGGACATGGTCAACCATTCCCATGCTGAACTCAAAAAGCGTATGGAAGACCTAGGGAGAAGTCACTCCTCCACTttagaaatcaaatcaaatttggAAAACAACCTGACAGAGAAAACCAGTCTGATCATAACTTTGAAGGTTGAAGTCCAAAAGCTTAAAGAGCAGATGTGCCAGGATGCTGAGAGTCACACACAGCAGATTAACAACTGCCTCAACAAACAGAGATGGCTTCAAGAGCAGCTTGATGAAGCCAAAAAAATTGAAACTGCAACCAAAGCAGAATCAAAATCTCAAAGGGAGGAGATCAAGACCATGAAGACAACTCTGTCTGCAGCATCACAATGTTTAGAGGAGAGAGATGACCTGATTGAGAGTCTGAAGGAGAAACTCTgcaaagcagaagaagagcaggcCAAGACATCAGATCTCCTCAGGGAAAAAGTTGTTTCTATGAACAAAGTCAAG GTACAAATGGAGATGTTGCAAATGGATCTAGAGGATAACGAGATGGCCATGAACACATTTAACAGTCAGGTGGAGGAACTAAAAGCAACCAGAGACACCTTGAATTCTCAGCTAGGTCAGAAGCAACTACAGATCTCAGATATGGAAGCAAAGCTGGAAGAATACAAAGCTCAG GTCTCAGTGTTAGAAACCAGATTAGAAGAGGTCCAGTCTCAAAACTCTTTGTTAGAGATGCAGTATATCACTGCCAAAGAGGAGCTGACTGAGAGGAGCTGTGAAGTTACTTGTCTGGAAGAAGGTGCTGTCAAAATAAGCCAGCTGAATGAGACTGTTGCTGCTTTGCAGTTGAAACTTGGTCACATCACAGAGGAGAATAACAAGTTAGAAAAGCTGAGACAGATAATGGAGGGCAAAGACAGTGATATAAATCAGTTGCGACAGGATAAACACATTCTTGAGACTAAAGTAAAACAGTTGATTGATGAAAAAGAGCGAGTCGACGCTAACATTATTCAAGTAAATGCACAAAAGAACCACCTGGAAGCAAGTCTGAACACACTAACTGAAGAGAACCAAGAGCTGCAAAGCTGTATGAAGTGGATAactgaagaaaaagacaaaattgaTGAAGTCGTCCTAGAAAAACTGGAAGCTAAGTCAAGCCTGAGGCAGGTCACTGAGGAGAAAACACAGCTAGCAGCGACCCTCAGTCTCCTTGACCAGGACAAAATCCAACTAGAAACTGAGGTGAAAGAGCTAGCAATCGAGGAGAGCaacactgtggccaaattaaatCAAGTGGTCGATGAAAAGCTTCAGCTGAGTTGTCAGTGTGATCAGCTGACTAAAGAGAACATTCATCTGCAGTCTAGTTTGCATAAACTAGCTGAGGACAAACTGTTGATGCAAGGAAGCATACAGAAGTTTGAGAAAGAGATGATTTCACTTGAGGACAAGAATGAATGCATCCAGAGTGCTCTCTTGTCCTCACAGCAAATGGTGGAGATattgaaggagcagctggagacacAAGATAAGGGAgctgaggagagaagagagcg GAGCAAGCAGTTTGAGGTTCAGCAGGTAGCACTGCATCAGCAGTTGTTGGTTTTACAGATGGAACTGGCAGCGATGAGGCAGCTGTATGATTCGCTGCTGGAGCAGGTGAGCCAACAAAACGGCTTCATTCAACAGCTCTCGGACCTGCAGAAAACCCTGAAATCAGAGGATAACGTCAGCGGCAGAGAGtctaaaaaaacagaaactgttg CAGGGCAGATGAATGCAGACATGACAGAAGATACCAGCGTTGAGTCTCTTCCAGAGATGGAACAGCTGAGCTGCGAGGTAGCTGAGCTAAAGGAACATTCCCACCAGTCTGAAGAGGATTTCTG TGAAACTCAACTGGTTCACAAAGAGCACACTGGTGACAAGATGATGCAGGAATGCTTAGATGTGGCGAAGAATGTATGTGTGCCTGATCCACTAGAaacagtggaggagcagcatctTCAACAAACAGAGGCATTGAACACCTCACTCTCTGGACTgccatcctcttctcttcctgagAGCAGTCAGTCAGAAATATCTG agAAAGCATCACCCCAGGTTCGAGATTACCTCAATAACTACAAGAACATAATTATCAGTCAAGAAAATCAACTCCAACAGCTGTATGCGGAGTTTGACCTGCTGAAGTCTGATCTCATGCTGAGGATGGAGCTCACATCTGAGCTGCAAGCTGAAGTTCAAAACTGGGAGAAGAAATTTCAGAGGGCAGAAGAGGAAAAGCTTGTTGCACTTCATAAACTCAACATCACTTTGGAAAACCACAAAGTCGTCACTGACCAG TTGACTCGGCTCTCAGAGGAGAAGGAAACATTAGCTCTGCAGCTACAAACATCTAAATGTCAGCTGACTGATGTCATCGAGATGTTGGACGGACTACAGATGACTAAAG GTGGATGGGATGATAAATTCCTTCAGCAGGAGAGTGAACTGAAGAGGGTTCACTCTGAGAAAAGCAACCTTGAGCAGCACATCCTGGGTATGGAGTCTGATTTGGAGAACCTACAAGAGGAGAGGACCAAGCTGAAGACTGAGGTTGAAACCCAGAGGAAGGTGTGCTCAGGCATGGAGCAGGAGATAGACACACTCAGAACAGAA TTGACCCAGCTGAGAGCTGAACTTGTGTCCTGCTCTGAGGAGCGAGATGACCTAAATCAGTCTTTGGGCCAATGGAGAAACAAAGTTGACACTTTAGAGAGGACAAACTGTGACACCAGAAACCTAATTTCCATCCTTGAGGATGACATcagaacaggaaggagagagCATAAAGTCTTAAAAACCAGTATAGAGGAACTGGCATCAGAGAAACAACAG ctgctggagcagatcaaGACTCTGGAACTGGCAATATCTGAACAGAATGGAGAGAGGCAAGAGCTCATTGGGCAGCTTGATAAGATCACAGAAGACCACCTCTCAGCCCATCAGAACACTGAGACAATGGTTGGCAAGATCCAG gCTTTAGAGGGAGAAGTGTACCATCTATCACAGTCACTAGAAGCCTCTCTGGTGGAAAAGGGAGAGATTGCCTCTCGCCTGAACTCCACACAAGATGAGGTCCAGCAGATGAGGACTGATATTGAAAAGCTTTACATCCGTATAGAATcagatgagaggaagaaaaagaagatgagAGAAATCCTCAAAG CAGCCCAGAGGAAGTCTGACTCGTTACAAGACCACATTGATGCTCTGGTGCGAGAACATGCAGATACAGAGTCGAGTCTAGAGGAGGCTGTTCTTCAG GCTGAAACAtccaaagaggagctggaggaggaaagaagaaaa gtggaagaggagaagatggtGCTCAGCAACAAATTGTCAGAGTTCTCTATTGCTCTGCAACACTTGAGATCTGAGAAGAAAcacgtggagctggagctggaattGAAGAACAGGGAGATAGAAGATCTGAAGGCTGCTAAGGAGGATATggagagagggctggagagggcagaggctggtaaaagacagaaagaggagagacagaaacacagggTAGAGCAGTTAGAAAAAGAAGTGAAAGAGGATGCAGAGAGAATAACAAGACAGTTGGATGACCTCCGGGATCAACTGCAAGCCTGTCATCAAAGAGAGCTCTACCTTGAAGGAAAGAGTATCGAAACAGAAGCAGACAAAGAAAGGTTGAAGTCCCTGTTGGCTGAGCTGGAAATGGATAAAAACCATCTGCAGACtttgctggaggagctgcaaaCTGGAAGAGACAGTCTCTGTTCtcaaacagcagagaggaagagggagataCACAATCTGAAGACTGATATTAACACtttgaaagaagaaagaaatgatcttaaaataaagataaaggctaaagaggaagagagagagaacctgCAATGCTCACTAGTGTCCCTacaaggagagaaagagagaattgAACAGGAATCTCAAGTGTTGGTTTTTGACAAAGAGAAGCTACAGTCCTATCTCTGCTTGatagagaaggaaaaacaagaaatgcAACAAATCTTATCTTCTCTTAAAGAAGAGAAGGATAGcatagaggaggagaggaatgatTTGGCAGCTGAAAGAGAGGAATTATTGTCTTTGCTCTTTGTAGtcgaaaaggagaaaaatgacTTGTCTTCAATTACATCTTCACTTGAACAAGAGAATCAAAATGttgaagagaagaaggagaaactGACGGGAGATCAGGGCCGACTTCAGTCTACAGTTGCATCTGTGCAGGAGCAACTTGAGATGTGCAAACCATCTGTGTCAAAGCGTCATGAACAG GTATCTGATCGGACCAATGTCACTCGGCTGTCTAAAGAGAGAGACTCTGCGCTGAGCAAGATGAGTCGTTGCATGAAAACTTGCAAACAGCTGGAACAGGAGAAGGAAGTGATGTTGAATAGTATAG ATGAAGTAAAGAACAAAGCAGCACAGATGGAGATTAGCCAGCTGCAACAtgcagaaaagagaaatatgGACATGGAAGATCTGAAAATGgtcctgcagcagaaaaagAATGAGGTAGAAGAGCAGACAAAGGAGGTTGATGAACTTAAGGCTGCTCTCtttgggagggaggaggagttgATGGAGAGAAACGGGGAACTGCAGGAGCTGAAGAATGAGCTGACTAAATTAAAGAATATCCTTGAGGTGAAAAGTATGGAGGCTGATGAGAGCATGGATAAATACTGCAATCTCATGGTTCAAGTCCATAAACTAGAAGAGACGAACGCAGCGCTTACAACCAGGCTGGAGCAGCTGTCAGCTAGTCAGAATGCTAACAATGGAAAAGTTGTCAGTGACTGTGTTCAGCATCAACGGTTCACGAGGAAGTTGGCCATTAAACCTCGGGAAGAAAATCTTGCAGTTGGAAATGAAAACACGGCTCCTTCAACACCTCTGAGAATTCCGCAGGGTTCAAAACGAGGTCACAGTGATCTGAGTGAAAAAGCCAGGCACCTTCCTGACCTAGACCTGaccaagaaaataaaaactaacTTGGTGAATGCAGCCCAAGAACAAACTGACCAGGAAGATGAAGACTTCAGACCAGAAGGACTCCCTGAGCTGGTGCAGAAAG GGTTTGCTGATATACCAGTGGGGGAAGCCAGTCCGTTCATCATAAGAAGAACCACAGTGAAACACTACAGTTCACAGCTGGCTGGCAGACACAGTGTCCCTACACCTGTCTGCAAG gttctgggGCCCGTATCTATCCATAACCCGTCCAAAGATAGCCACATGTGTCTCTCACCTAAGCAGCATCCTCAGAGTTTAGGCAGGACTCCAgaacagaaagagaaacaaacacatcaagGAGACAACTGTCATGTTCAGTAG